Proteins co-encoded in one Cytophaga hutchinsonii ATCC 33406 genomic window:
- a CDS encoding ribonucleoside-diphosphate reductase small subunit yields the protein MSLLEEPLLKENKNRFVLFPIKHDDIWAMYKQEEASFWTAEEIDLSQDLIDWANLNDGERHFISHVLAFFAASDGIVNENLAVNFLEKVQIPEAKCFYGFQIMMENIHSETYSLLIDTYIKDPKEKDRLFNAIDTVPCVKKKADWALRFIDNGSFIENIIAFAAVEGIFFSGSFCSVFWLKKRGLMPGLSFSNELISRDEGLHCDFACLLYTKYINNKLPAERVIQIILEAVEIEKEFVTDSLPVDLIGMNARLMQQYIEFVADRLLVALGVPKQFNATNPFDFMEMISLQGKTNFFEKRVSEYQKSGVMAEKDSQKFSLDEDF from the coding sequence ATGAGTCTATTAGAAGAACCATTACTAAAAGAGAATAAGAACAGATTTGTTCTATTCCCTATTAAGCATGATGATATTTGGGCAATGTATAAGCAGGAAGAAGCGAGCTTCTGGACGGCTGAAGAAATTGACCTTTCTCAGGATCTTATTGACTGGGCTAATCTGAATGACGGTGAGCGTCACTTTATTTCGCATGTGCTTGCGTTTTTTGCTGCCAGTGATGGTATCGTAAACGAAAACCTGGCCGTTAATTTTCTTGAAAAGGTGCAGATCCCGGAAGCGAAGTGCTTCTACGGGTTCCAGATCATGATGGAAAACATCCACTCTGAGACCTATTCGCTGTTAATTGACACCTATATTAAAGATCCGAAAGAAAAAGACCGTTTATTCAACGCGATTGATACGGTTCCTTGTGTGAAGAAAAAGGCTGACTGGGCGCTTCGTTTCATCGACAATGGTTCTTTCATTGAAAATATTATCGCATTTGCAGCCGTTGAAGGTATTTTCTTCTCCGGTTCGTTCTGTTCGGTATTCTGGTTGAAAAAACGCGGTTTAATGCCAGGTTTGAGCTTTTCGAACGAACTAATCTCCAGAGACGAAGGTTTACATTGTGACTTCGCGTGTCTGTTGTATACGAAATACATCAACAATAAGCTTCCGGCGGAACGTGTGATCCAGATCATCCTGGAAGCCGTGGAGATCGAAAAAGAGTTCGTTACGGATTCCTTACCGGTTGACCTTATTGGTATGAACGCACGTCTGATGCAGCAATACATCGAATTTGTTGCAGACCGTTTACTGGTTGCGTTAGGTGTGCCGAAACAATTCAACGCAACCAACCCGTTTGACTTCATGGAGATGATCTCTCTGCAGGGAAAAACAAACTTCTTTGAAAAGAGAGTTTCTGAGTATCAGAAATCTGGTGTAATGGCAGAAAAAGATTCACAAAAATTCAGTCTGGACGAAGATTTTTAA
- the rplU gene encoding 50S ribosomal protein L21 translates to MYAIVEIGGKQYKVEKDHFIYVYRLEGAEGSAVTFDNVLLLADNNQYQVGAPSVAGASVSGKILEHLKDDKVTAFKKKRRKGFRKTVGFRQSLTKVLITSLN, encoded by the coding sequence ATGTACGCAATTGTAGAAATTGGAGGCAAGCAGTACAAAGTAGAAAAAGATCATTTTATCTACGTTTACAGATTAGAAGGCGCTGAAGGCTCTGCTGTAACGTTCGATAACGTTCTTTTACTCGCCGACAATAACCAGTACCAGGTAGGTGCGCCAAGCGTAGCAGGCGCTTCAGTATCAGGAAAAATCCTTGAGCATCTTAAAGATGACAAAGTTACGGCTTTCAAAAAGAAACGTAGAAAAGGATTTAGAAAAACTGTCGGTTTCCGTCAGTCATTAACTAAAGTTTTGATCACATCGCTTAACTAA
- the rpmA gene encoding 50S ribosomal protein L27, with translation MAHKKGVGSSRNGRESHSKRLGVKLFGGQAAIAGNIIVRQRGTQHHPGENVGIGKDHTLFALTDGVVTFRKGRQDRSFVSVLPVAEAKA, from the coding sequence ATGGCACACAAAAAAGGGGTCGGTAGTTCAAGAAACGGTCGTGAATCACATAGCAAACGTCTAGGTGTAAAATTATTTGGTGGACAGGCAGCTATCGCCGGTAACATCATTGTAAGACAACGCGGAACACAGCATCATCCGGGTGAAAATGTAGGTATCGGAAAAGATCATACATTATTCGCTTTAACGGACGGTGTAGTAACGTTCAGAAAAGGTCGTCAGGACCGTTCATTCGTTTCTGTTCTTCCTGTAGCTGAAGCAAAAGCTTAA
- a CDS encoding right-handed parallel beta-helix repeat-containing protein, which produces MRTRFLVLLYCATCFYTKAFIYYVDPNNGGSNSNSGLIGSPWATIQKAASTAQAGDTVYVQTGTYAEKVAFNHSGTEDALITFIGVGSVVVQEPANTTVWSGTFTVTNKSYIRIQHFNIQNAYWFGIYVESSDHIYVENNSTYNTGASGISVWHSSHVYAAHNTVRKACYQSLSTGSQECITFSGVSDFEIHHNEIYESGGSTNGGEGIDAKEDCANGKIYNNMVHDLIRLGIYIDCWNKTLHDIDIYNNKVFQCKEGIVISSEDGGTVSDVRVFNNILYSNAHFGITVADYVLNGPRKNISIMNNTIYNNGFGDANTGWGGGIIILTANVSDVAVFNNIVSENDAMQISDKSGRATVSVTNNLIYGYRGHNWTNEVKGTNAVESNPLFRDVNGADNISGNADDDLNVTSESAAINHGINTNAPSFDFNYYQRPAENVADIGAYESNSIPLTNKKISPAAEQLIQVYPNPSNTGIFNVKCIKPVDRMEIADMTGTIIQCFTSPNETILHVALLKPGMYLMRVYSQDICQVYKIIKSD; this is translated from the coding sequence ATGAGAACACGCTTTCTTGTGCTACTATATTGCGCTACCTGTTTTTACACAAAAGCTTTTATTTACTACGTCGATCCCAACAATGGCGGCTCCAACAGTAATTCGGGCCTGATCGGCTCCCCCTGGGCAACCATTCAAAAGGCGGCATCCACCGCACAGGCAGGTGATACAGTATATGTACAGACAGGTACGTATGCTGAAAAAGTAGCATTTAATCATTCCGGCACCGAAGACGCGTTGATCACATTTATTGGGGTCGGTTCTGTAGTGGTACAGGAGCCTGCAAACACAACCGTATGGTCGGGTACGTTTACTGTTACTAATAAAAGCTATATCCGCATTCAGCATTTCAACATTCAGAATGCTTACTGGTTTGGCATTTATGTGGAATCCAGCGATCATATTTATGTAGAAAATAATTCTACCTACAATACAGGTGCATCGGGCATCAGTGTCTGGCATTCATCGCATGTATATGCCGCGCACAATACGGTGCGTAAAGCCTGTTATCAGAGCCTTTCAACGGGTTCGCAGGAATGCATTACTTTTTCCGGTGTGTCGGATTTTGAAATCCATCACAATGAAATCTATGAAAGCGGAGGTTCAACAAACGGTGGCGAAGGGATTGATGCGAAGGAAGATTGTGCCAACGGAAAAATATATAACAACATGGTACACGATCTGATTCGTTTGGGAATCTACATTGATTGCTGGAACAAGACGCTGCATGATATTGACATTTATAACAATAAAGTGTTTCAATGTAAAGAAGGGATCGTAATTTCTTCTGAAGATGGCGGTACCGTTAGTGATGTACGTGTATTCAATAATATTCTGTACAGCAACGCACATTTCGGAATTACTGTTGCTGATTATGTGCTGAACGGTCCGCGCAAAAATATCTCTATTATGAATAATACAATTTATAATAATGGCTTTGGTGATGCGAATACCGGATGGGGTGGCGGCATTATTATTCTGACAGCGAATGTGTCTGATGTGGCAGTCTTTAATAACATTGTTTCGGAAAACGATGCCATGCAGATCTCCGATAAATCAGGCCGGGCAACAGTATCTGTAACCAATAATCTTATCTATGGCTACCGCGGCCATAACTGGACCAATGAAGTAAAAGGTACAAATGCTGTGGAAAGTAATCCGCTGTTTAGAGATGTAAATGGCGCAGATAATATTTCGGGGAATGCAGACGATGATCTGAATGTGACGTCTGAAAGTGCTGCGATCAACCACGGGATAAATACCAATGCACCTTCATTTGATTTTAATTATTACCAGCGGCCGGCTGAAAATGTTGCAGATATCGGGGCATATGAATCAAACAGTATTCCGTTGACGAATAAAAAGATCAGTCCTGCAGCAGAACAATTGATCCAGGTGTATCCCAATCCCAGCAATACAGGTATCTTTAATGTGAAATGCATCAAGCCTGTCGATCGTATGGAAATTGCTGACATGACGGGCACCATTATCCAGTGTTTTACTTCACCCAATGAAACAATACTGCATGTGGCACTATTGAAACCGGGTATGTATCTGATGCGTGTTTATTCGCAGGATATTTGTCAGGTATATAAAATAATTAAATCAGATTAA
- a CDS encoding GEVED domain-containing protein, with amino-acid sequence MKLILLIFNKVHLVLMLLLISGSTIAQHCGVGHEFHETLKQNDHFSQASRTASISPVNGILYIPLTIHFVRHTNGSYSKNNSLEPLYHSLLSLNRVFSNAHIQFYINGNIDYINNDDYLYPVRDGAKHIELLANYKNPNTANIWILDGWSGSPGIAGLGGPSGVELADLSERTVIHEFGHFFTLIHTFDFAKGVEKVKRVGGNCATAGDEICDTEADPSDLKAPQLIGEVLSHERCVVTSNTRDLNNDPYTPPFDNFMSYYDNKCGFKFTPQQYERMVASIPLYHSSYTDMQGAGLSGAPASLKITAKQGYDEISWVNSSGSLGTIVEYSTDGGGSWTVMIGVKAAVTKSLLSDIRTGNAYLFRARHLNSITYSSSVSYTPANAHPIIPIVLDAPVTDFSSIGGVSVANTSLNNQTNIQENYTFNAFTPTPAFFIGGNFNLDLKVKVIEDGNGGTGWGPTYMYVYLDENGDGDFDDAGEVKYREPNRFGPMTVSVPVSVSSQATTGYKRMRIRSFAQNNTNSPNGMYNYSETEDYLIQFVKDVALTSINSVYNESNKTIELTWTDNTNDYNYVIERSIDGVNFLPVETTTVSTPKLYVDSDIALGQKYFYRVKHVHGALYSTVTEQFIKDIPPTLTGVYNQQDNTIDLSWTDNTNAYNYIIERSIDGINFSTVKTTTVSTPKVYADTDVVPDQEYSYRIKHVTGTIYSSIADVMTTVINPELSYCLPESNFGCYSFELSEFAIPSINFVNNTAGNCGYTSEGYSDLYATKTINLIAGNSYAYTMKNDRDEWYDFNMHLDVNQNGIFEPSEALVNFHTEGTDAPFDAGPFVVPVSAINGYTRLRLRNYIYTNDPCTEAIFGETEDYKVLISGGKEGIVINTTITHVETDQISVSWSARAGSNPTGYKLKISTDGISYSSVITLTGSQASYTYTGLQPNQRYFIQVVALGTVSSDPKTMWTYTLPLSTSILDGAPVETKILSAYPNPVSGILTIKAHGIASLVNEFGQVIMNENIDEITYWNMNGFSSGVYFLYIQNEDHAQVLKIIKQ; translated from the coding sequence ATGAAATTAATTTTACTGATTTTTAACAAAGTGCACCTTGTGCTGATGCTCTTACTTATTTCGGGTTCAACAATTGCCCAGCACTGTGGAGTAGGGCATGAGTTTCACGAAACATTGAAACAAAACGATCATTTTTCACAGGCATCCAGAACAGCAAGTATATCTCCTGTTAATGGTATTCTTTACATTCCTTTAACGATACATTTTGTACGCCATACAAATGGTTCTTATTCTAAAAACAATTCTCTTGAACCCCTGTATCATAGTTTGCTAAGCCTGAACAGAGTCTTCTCCAACGCACATATTCAGTTTTATATAAATGGAAATATTGATTATATAAACAATGATGACTATTTATATCCTGTACGGGATGGTGCAAAGCACATTGAATTGCTTGCAAATTATAAAAATCCGAATACCGCTAACATCTGGATCCTGGATGGCTGGTCAGGTTCTCCGGGAATTGCAGGTTTAGGCGGGCCATCCGGTGTTGAATTAGCTGACCTTTCTGAGCGAACAGTAATTCATGAGTTCGGGCACTTTTTTACATTGATTCATACCTTTGATTTTGCAAAAGGTGTTGAAAAGGTTAAGCGAGTTGGTGGAAACTGTGCCACTGCCGGCGATGAAATTTGTGATACAGAAGCAGACCCATCTGATCTGAAGGCACCTCAGCTTATTGGTGAAGTTTTAAGTCATGAAAGATGCGTGGTCACTTCCAACACAAGAGATCTTAATAATGATCCATACACGCCGCCATTTGATAACTTCATGTCTTATTATGATAACAAATGCGGATTCAAATTTACGCCTCAGCAATATGAGCGCATGGTTGCAAGTATACCTTTGTATCATTCTTCTTATACAGATATGCAGGGAGCCGGACTTTCCGGAGCGCCGGCATCGTTAAAAATAACAGCAAAACAGGGATATGATGAAATTTCCTGGGTGAACAGCTCAGGTTCATTGGGTACAATCGTTGAATATTCAACGGATGGAGGCGGAAGCTGGACTGTAATGATTGGTGTTAAAGCTGCTGTTACGAAAAGTTTACTTTCAGATATCCGTACCGGTAATGCCTATTTATTCAGAGCCCGGCATTTAAACAGTATTACCTATTCTTCTTCCGTAAGCTATACGCCAGCCAACGCACATCCAATTATTCCTATCGTTTTAGATGCTCCTGTAACTGATTTCTCTTCAATAGGGGGCGTTTCTGTTGCAAATACAAGTTTGAATAATCAAACAAATATTCAAGAGAATTATACGTTTAATGCGTTCACACCTACTCCTGCCTTTTTCATCGGAGGAAATTTTAATCTTGATCTGAAAGTTAAAGTCATTGAAGATGGTAATGGCGGTACAGGCTGGGGGCCTACATATATGTATGTATATTTAGATGAAAATGGAGACGGTGATTTTGATGATGCCGGAGAAGTTAAATACCGGGAACCAAACAGATTTGGCCCTATGACGGTTTCAGTTCCTGTATCCGTTTCGTCTCAGGCAACTACAGGTTATAAACGTATGCGTATCCGTTCGTTTGCGCAAAATAATACTAACAGTCCGAATGGAATGTATAACTATAGCGAAACAGAAGATTATCTGATACAATTTGTTAAAGATGTAGCGTTGACTTCTATCAACAGTGTTTACAATGAATCAAACAAAACGATTGAACTCACCTGGACAGATAATACGAATGATTATAATTATGTGATTGAACGAAGTATTGACGGTGTCAATTTTTTACCGGTAGAAACAACTACGGTTTCAACACCTAAATTGTATGTTGATTCGGATATTGCACTGGGTCAAAAATATTTTTATCGGGTAAAACATGTACATGGCGCTTTATACAGCACCGTAACGGAGCAATTTATTAAAGATATACCTCCAACACTTACCGGAGTTTATAATCAACAGGATAACACGATTGACCTTAGCTGGACAGATAATACCAATGCCTATAATTACATAATTGAAAGAAGTATTGATGGAATTAATTTTTCAACAGTAAAAACAACTACGGTTTCAACACCTAAAGTGTATGCAGACACAGATGTTGTGCCCGATCAGGAGTATTCTTACCGGATAAAACATGTCACCGGAACTATATATAGTTCTATAGCGGATGTTATGACAACTGTAATAAACCCTGAGTTAAGTTATTGTTTACCTGAAAGTAATTTTGGGTGCTATAGTTTTGAACTTTCTGAATTTGCTATCCCTTCGATTAATTTCGTTAATAATACTGCGGGGAATTGTGGGTATACGTCAGAAGGCTATTCAGATCTATATGCTACTAAAACAATTAATCTTATAGCGGGGAATAGCTATGCATACACCATGAAAAATGATAGAGATGAATGGTATGATTTTAATATGCATTTGGATGTAAATCAAAATGGAATTTTTGAACCGTCAGAAGCACTTGTTAATTTCCATACGGAAGGTACTGATGCTCCTTTTGATGCGGGACCTTTTGTTGTTCCTGTATCAGCTATTAATGGATATACACGTTTAAGACTTAGAAATTATATTTATACGAATGACCCGTGTACAGAGGCGATATTTGGTGAGACGGAAGATTATAAAGTACTCATTTCGGGAGGTAAAGAAGGCATTGTAATTAATACAACGATTACACACGTTGAGACAGATCAAATATCTGTTTCATGGTCTGCAAGAGCAGGTTCAAACCCCACAGGATACAAACTGAAAATATCAACAGATGGAATTTCATATTCAAGTGTCATTACATTAACTGGCAGTCAGGCATCATATACATATACCGGTTTGCAACCTAATCAAAGATATTTTATACAGGTTGTCGCTTTAGGTACAGTATCATCTGATCCTAAAACAATGTGGACCTACACATTGCCTTTAAGCACCTCAATTTTAGATGGAGCACCGGTTGAAACAAAAATACTTTCTGCATATCCCAATCCGGTGTCTGGCATATTAACCATAAAAGCACATGGTATTGCTTCACTGGTGAATGAGTTTGGACAAGTTATAATGAATGAGAATATTGATGAGATAACGTATTGGAATATGAATGGTTTTTCATCAGGCGTTTACTTTTTATATATTCAAAATGAAGATCATGCGCAGGTGTTAAAAATTATTAAACAATAA
- a CDS encoding phosphatase domain-containing protein — protein MTPKQPILLSFYAVTNGEKLMVFGHLTHSFKKDLNFKGFSSTKTFFTLLSLYRTRFVANHEVEITFNTGKSTVTTDAKGSFFLTADLLTGQTSVLDVQIDGISVTFMPELYDLTIHEIKTDTILISDIDDTVLHSYISNKFMKFLTLMFTAAERRRAVEPTMKLIREQYAQGVTPFYLSNSEQNLYPLIYRFLKHNNFPKGPLFLKEMRKLRDVFRGKKFPEQSLHKLTTLNLLLRFFPEKKFILVGDNTQHDLDIYLSMAEKFPACIKYIVILKVVKRPADDEVVAYSTERLKQKRIGLYYGNEFPNQFNLKSNSTHT, from the coding sequence ATGACACCGAAACAACCCATACTGCTGAGCTTTTATGCGGTAACCAACGGCGAAAAACTGATGGTATTCGGGCACCTTACACATTCGTTTAAGAAAGACCTGAACTTTAAAGGTTTCAGTTCAACAAAAACTTTTTTCACATTATTATCCTTATACCGTACGCGCTTTGTAGCGAACCACGAAGTGGAGATTACATTCAATACCGGAAAATCAACGGTAACAACCGATGCAAAGGGTTCGTTTTTCTTAACCGCAGATCTGCTCACCGGACAAACATCTGTGCTGGATGTACAGATCGACGGCATTTCTGTAACCTTTATGCCTGAACTCTATGATCTGACTATTCACGAGATCAAAACAGATACAATTCTGATCTCAGATATTGATGATACGGTATTGCATTCCTATATCTCAAATAAATTCATGAAGTTCCTGACGCTGATGTTTACTGCAGCAGAACGGAGAAGAGCCGTAGAGCCAACCATGAAGCTGATCCGGGAACAGTATGCGCAGGGTGTTACCCCTTTTTATCTTTCAAACAGCGAACAGAATTTATATCCGCTCATCTACCGTTTTTTAAAACACAATAACTTTCCGAAAGGTCCGCTGTTTTTAAAAGAGATGCGTAAACTGCGGGATGTATTCCGTGGTAAAAAATTTCCGGAACAAAGTTTACATAAGCTTACCACACTGAATCTGCTGCTGCGCTTTTTCCCGGAAAAGAAATTTATTCTTGTTGGTGATAATACACAGCACGACCTGGATATTTATTTAAGTATGGCAGAAAAGTTTCCGGCATGCATTAAATACATTGTCATCCTTAAAGTAGTTAAACGGCCCGCAGACGATGAAGTTGTGGCTTATTCAACAGAACGGTTAAAGCAAAAACGTATCGGATTGTATTATGGAAATGAGTTTCCGAATCAGTTTAACTTAAAAAGTAACAGTACTCATACATAG
- a CDS encoding diacylglycerol/lipid kinase family protein, with translation MKVLFIINPNSGAGSSAATIARIQEAAALKNISTCILYTTGTRDDEMIRKEIDLYKPDRVVAGGGDGTIQLVARNLIGTNLPIVLLPLGSANGLATSLDIPKDDEALADYIFSDLQAMPLDLLRINDIHICVHLADIGINGMMVKEYEEGGHSGMLGYARHVVHAVKETPLMKYTIKTEKETLEQEGYMLAFANANMYGTGIQISEGSVHDGMFEIRNIPKISWIDFIKAGLTKFNIFIDKHMFTDVISCKQAEVFIDRKVDFQIDGEYIGEVNYLKIEMLPSAITILIP, from the coding sequence ATGAAAGTATTATTTATCATTAACCCGAATTCCGGAGCGGGCAGCAGCGCAGCTACCATTGCACGTATTCAGGAAGCTGCGGCTCTTAAAAACATCTCTACCTGCATTCTTTACACGACAGGTACCCGCGATGATGAAATGATCCGTAAAGAAATTGATCTGTATAAACCCGACCGAGTAGTTGCCGGCGGCGGTGATGGTACCATTCAGCTGGTAGCGCGAAACCTCATTGGTACAAATCTGCCGATTGTATTGCTGCCGCTTGGATCTGCCAACGGTTTGGCAACTTCGCTGGATATTCCAAAAGACGATGAAGCCCTGGCGGATTATATCTTCTCTGATTTACAGGCGATGCCGCTGGATCTGCTGCGGATCAACGACATTCATATCTGCGTGCATCTTGCAGACATCGGCATTAATGGCATGATGGTGAAAGAATATGAAGAAGGCGGCCACAGTGGCATGCTTGGCTATGCGCGCCATGTGGTGCATGCCGTGAAAGAAACGCCTTTAATGAAATATACGATCAAAACGGAAAAGGAAACATTGGAGCAGGAAGGATATATGCTGGCCTTTGCCAATGCAAACATGTATGGTACCGGGATTCAGATTTCTGAAGGCTCCGTGCACGACGGCATGTTTGAGATCCGCAACATCCCAAAGATCAGCTGGATCGATTTTATTAAAGCCGGGCTTACAAAGTTTAACATTTTTATCGATAAGCATATGTTTACCGATGTGATCAGCTGCAAACAGGCGGAAGTTTTTATTGACCGCAAAGTAGATTTTCAGATTGATGGGGAATACATCGGCGAAGTAAATTATCTAAAAATTGAAATGCTTCCTTCCGCAATAACCATTTTAATTCCATGA
- a CDS encoding gliding motility-associated C-terminal domain-containing protein translates to MRHYLLFLFHIGILLSVSSPLHAQYVSIPDANFRAYLESRFPSCMQAGKMDTTCIDIITNKQIDVPSLAISNLSGIQYFDQLERLNCENNTLTFLPPLPVSLKDLSCGSNKLIVLPALPPSLLNLFCGINQLTSLPYLPMALENLACNDNKLTLLPDLPDSLIYLYCYNNQLQSLPRLPQSLTHIACLHNQLTTLPALPESLRYLRSEYNQLTSLPVLPSALYEINVDHNLLTVLPSLPQGLDNLSCSENPIEQLPLLPASLRYLTCRNSLLTSLPYLPYGLESLRCDRNKITILPNLPETLITLLCNQNAITCLPVLPDALTILVTDTLCRPNLPSNLKTNIPLTTPLCSALTFSHTRVCVGDSTSFELKDTNCYAFLWDFDDPVTGAQNTSTLQSPKHLFSKPGTFQVKLISYVSDPATVITQTVTVDKLPRIDFGNDHSMCPDENITLNAGDGFETYRWQDGSDAQIYAVKTAGTYTVTATNACGTVADAIHLSSYSLILPNLFTPNKDGYNETFEVKGTNGDYGSLEVYNAWGAQVFGAERYYNNWNGEGLSEGVYYYSFTLKNCPVQKGWVQIIRR, encoded by the coding sequence ATGCGTCATTATTTACTTTTCTTATTCCACATCGGGATTTTATTATCTGTTTCATCACCCCTTCATGCACAATATGTTTCCATTCCGGATGCCAATTTCAGGGCTTATCTGGAAAGCAGGTTCCCATCCTGTATGCAGGCAGGGAAGATGGATACAACATGTATAGACATAATTACTAATAAACAGATAGACGTTCCCAGTCTGGCCATTTCAAACCTAAGCGGCATTCAATATTTTGATCAGTTAGAACGTTTGAATTGTGAAAACAATACACTTACTTTTTTACCGCCATTACCAGTCAGCTTAAAAGATTTGTCATGCGGGAGCAATAAACTGATTGTATTACCTGCACTGCCGCCGTCGTTGCTTAATTTATTCTGCGGCATTAATCAATTGACATCATTGCCTTATTTACCAATGGCATTAGAAAATTTAGCTTGTAATGATAATAAACTAACTCTTTTACCGGATTTACCTGACTCACTTATTTATTTATACTGTTACAATAATCAGCTGCAATCTTTACCAAGGTTGCCGCAATCCCTTACTCATATAGCTTGCTTGCATAATCAATTAACCACGTTGCCGGCATTGCCGGAATCGTTACGTTATTTACGGAGTGAATACAATCAGCTTACCAGTTTGCCTGTCTTGCCGAGTGCATTATATGAAATAAATGTAGACCATAATTTGTTAACTGTTCTTCCGTCTTTGCCACAAGGATTAGATAATTTAAGCTGCTCTGAAAATCCAATTGAACAGCTTCCTTTGTTACCAGCCTCCTTACGTTATCTTACTTGCAGGAATAGCTTGTTAACCTCGCTTCCTTATTTACCTTACGGCTTAGAGTCACTAAGATGCGATAGAAATAAAATTACAATCTTACCCAATCTTCCTGAAACGCTTATAACACTTTTATGTAATCAGAATGCGATTACCTGCCTGCCCGTATTGCCAGATGCTTTAACTATCTTAGTTACGGATACGCTGTGCCGGCCAAACCTACCTTCAAATCTCAAAACCAATATTCCTTTAACAACTCCGCTCTGTTCGGCCTTAACCTTTAGCCATACACGTGTATGTGTTGGGGACTCTACAAGCTTTGAACTGAAAGATACGAACTGCTATGCGTTCCTGTGGGACTTTGATGATCCGGTTACAGGCGCGCAGAATACTTCAACCCTGCAAAGCCCGAAACATTTATTCTCTAAGCCGGGTACATTCCAGGTAAAGCTGATAAGCTATGTTTCTGATCCGGCCACAGTGATTACACAAACGGTAACGGTAGATAAACTCCCGCGCATTGATTTCGGAAACGATCACAGCATGTGTCCGGATGAGAACATTACCCTGAATGCAGGCGACGGTTTTGAAACATACCGCTGGCAGGATGGATCGGATGCGCAGATCTATGCGGTAAAAACTGCCGGTACGTATACGGTAACAGCTACGAATGCTTGTGGCACAGTGGCAGATGCGATTCACCTGAGTTCGTATTCATTAATACTCCCGAATCTGTTTACACCCAATAAAGACGGCTATAACGAAACATTTGAGGTTAAAGGTACAAACGGAGACTATGGAAGTTTAGAGGTTTATAACGCCTGGGGTGCACAGGTATTCGGTGCAGAAAGATATTATAACAACTGGAACGGGGAAGGGCTTTCCGAAGGTGTATATTACTATTCCTTTACCTTGAAAAACTGTCCGGTGCAAAAAGGCTGGGTACAGATCATACGGCGGTAA
- a CDS encoding rhomboid family intramembrane serine protease produces the protein MINLSVTTILIVINCVVSYLALNNPTVMNRLILTPYWVERKNEYYRFITSGFIHANFMHLAFNMISLYFFGYIVESKLGGTLFILLYLLALVISDIPTYLKYKNNSNYASLGASGAVSAIIFASILFYPVNLIFVYFIPVPAFMFAILYLAYSYYMDKRSGDAVNHSAHFYGAVVGLVFVGALDYTLIPAMFTTIADAVLNFFR, from the coding sequence ATGATCAATCTATCGGTAACAACTATTCTCATTGTCATTAATTGTGTTGTCAGCTATTTAGCACTGAACAACCCAACGGTGATGAACCGGTTGATCCTTACTCCTTATTGGGTAGAGCGTAAAAATGAATATTACCGTTTTATTACTTCCGGTTTTATTCATGCGAATTTTATGCACTTAGCTTTTAACATGATCTCGCTGTATTTTTTTGGATACATAGTGGAATCCAAACTGGGCGGCACCTTATTTATTTTACTCTACCTGCTGGCCCTTGTCATTTCAGACATTCCAACGTACCTGAAATATAAAAACAATTCGAATTATGCTTCTCTTGGTGCATCCGGCGCGGTTTCAGCAATTATCTTCGCTTCGATCTTATTTTATCCGGTGAATTTAATTTTTGTTTATTTCATTCCGGTTCCCGCATTTATGTTTGCTATTTTATATCTGGCTTACTCTTACTACATGGATAAACGCAGCGGCGATGCGGTAAACCACTCTGCACATTTTTATGGCGCGGTTGTAGGGTTGGTGTTTGTAGGTGCGCTGGATTACACACTCATTCCTGCCATGTTCACGACGATTGCAGATGCCGTACTGAATTTCTTCCGGTAA